In Siphonobacter curvatus, the genomic window GTGGCATTGCCATTCACCTGGGCGTAGCCTGGCTGATGGAATTAGGAGCCTTTTTACAAACCTATAGTCAGCAACGGCAATAATTAAGCAGAGGCCTGGTTAAACTTCCAGGTGTTTCTTTGTCTGAGCAACACATAATAAGCGATACGTCAACTGCTCCTGTATGTTTAAACAACGTTTACTGATCATCCTGGGTACGCTGATGCTAGGTTGGGCTCTGTACGTGATTTGGTCTAATAAAAATCGAAATATTGCTCTGCCGCCGGCCGATGTCCAGTACCGATCTTTTGCCGAAATGGGTCGCGATTCGGGGCGGGGCAACCTGATTGGCATTCAGCCGTATATGTTACCCGTCGATTACTCCAGTGAAGAGGCTTTCTTTCAGAAAATGAATGGCTATTTTGCCGAAGCCCGGCGGAAAGGCTGGCTCAACCGGAAAAGCATTGTGGTGTTGCCGGAAAATATTGGGCTGTGGCTGGTGATCGTGGGCGAAAAACGCGAAGTATACGCCGCCCCCAAACTACAAGACGCCATTCGGACGCTCACGTATAGTAATTTCTTTACGTATTTGTCTACCCGGATGCAGGCTCCACAGGAGCTGCGGGACCCCACCAGCTATAGTTTGCTAGCGATGAAAGCCGCTGACATGGCTAATATCTACCAGCAAACCTTTTCGCACCTGGCCAGTACCTACGACGTTACCATTGTAGCCGGAACTACGGTACTGCCCGAGCCCGCCATCAAAGAGCAAAAGCTAGCCTACGAAAGTGGAGCCCTGTACAGCGTATCGGGCGTTTTTCTGCCCGATGGTTCACTGGCGGGACTGGTAAAGAAAGCGTATCTCTCCAAGCAGGAGCAAACGTATATAACTCCCGGAACGATCAACGATGTACCCGTGGTGTATACGCCAGCTGGCAAATTGGGCGTACTCATCCACCAGGATTCGTGGTTTCCGCAGGCGTATGCTAATCTGCGGGAAAAGGGAGCCTGTATGCTGGCCGTTCCGGCGAATATTACGTTGAACAACTATTTGCGGCTTCCCTGGGAAGGATATCAAAATTACCCCACACCCGCTGAAGCCCGAGCGGACGTGAACAAACTCACCGAGTCAGAAGCCTGGGACAAATACAGCTTCCCGACGCGGGCCCCCCAGGAGGCGTCCATTACGAAAGCGATTGGGGTTTTTCTGAAAGGAGAACTCTGGGAGCTGGGGGCCGAAGGCCAACCCCTGCTATTACAGG contains:
- a CDS encoding nitrilase-related carbon-nitrogen hydrolase; translation: MFKQRLLIILGTLMLGWALYVIWSNKNRNIALPPADVQYRSFAEMGRDSGRGNLIGIQPYMLPVDYSSEEAFFQKMNGYFAEARRKGWLNRKSIVVLPENIGLWLVIVGEKREVYAAPKLQDAIRTLTYSNFFTYLSTRMQAPQELRDPTSYSLLAMKAADMANIYQQTFSHLASTYDVTIVAGTTVLPEPAIKEQKLAYESGALYSVSGVFLPDGSLAGLVKKAYLSKQEQTYITPGTINDVPVVYTPAGKLGVLIHQDSWFPQAYANLREKGACMLAVPANITLNNYLRLPWEGYQNYPTPAEARADVNKLTESEAWDKYSFPTRAPQEASITKAIGVFLKGELWELGAEGQPLLLQGASYKKGQTTPGASLSCIWL